In a single window of the Acetivibrio cellulolyticus CD2 genome:
- a CDS encoding SGNH/GDSL hydrolase family protein, with amino-acid sequence MIKKQSLAIMFTLILMLSCLLSTVNGLAYVTGDVNGDGSFNSLDFGQFKMYLLGSSLPYPDAGDVNSDGVKNSIDFGYMRQYLLGIIPSFPVNQTPTPATTPTPVTSAYPTSAGVPTVYLASDSTVQTYNSSYYPQAGWGQMISNYFTSDVKFVNKAIGGRSSKSFVVEGRLDEILKVIKKGDYLFVQFGHNDATVSKPERYAAPYTTYKEYLAKYIDGAREKGAIPVLITPVARLNYKNSTYKNDFPDYCTAMKQVADEKDCAIIDLMTKTLDYYATLDYNTVYKFYMVSSNGTDYTHFTETGAKEVAKIVSQGVKEINVPISKYVK; translated from the coding sequence ATGATAAAAAAACAATCTTTGGCAATCATGTTTACACTGATATTAATGTTGAGCTGTTTACTTTCAACCGTAAACGGACTCGCATACGTTACTGGTGATGTCAATGGTGATGGCAGTTTTAATTCTTTGGACTTCGGTCAATTTAAAATGTATTTGCTAGGTTCATCATTACCTTATCCTGATGCTGGAGATGTAAACAGTGATGGAGTAAAAAACTCTATTGACTTTGGTTATATGCGACAGTATCTTCTCGGTATTATACCTTCTTTTCCGGTTAATCAAACACCAACACCTGCTACAACACCAACACCTGTTACATCAGCTTACCCAACTTCTGCAGGTGTACCTACAGTATATTTAGCTAGTGATTCCACTGTCCAGACTTACAACTCTTCGTATTACCCGCAAGCAGGTTGGGGACAAATGATAAGCAATTATTTTACTTCAGATGTTAAGTTTGTCAATAAAGCCATTGGTGGTAGAAGTTCTAAGAGTTTTGTAGTTGAGGGGAGGCTGGATGAAATCCTCAAAGTAATTAAAAAAGGTGATTATTTATTTGTTCAATTCGGCCATAACGATGCAACTGTCAGCAAACCTGAACGCTATGCTGCTCCATATACTACTTATAAGGAATATCTGGCAAAGTATATTGACGGGGCACGTGAAAAAGGTGCTATACCTGTATTAATTACACCTGTTGCACGTCTTAACTATAAAAACAGTACATATAAAAATGATTTCCCTGATTATTGTACAGCTATGAAGCAGGTAGCTGATGAAAAGGATTGTGCGATCATAGATCTTATGACAAAGACTTTAGACTATTATGCAACGCTTGACTATAATACAGTCTACAAGTTTTATATGGTATCTTCAAATGGAACAGACTATACGCACTTCACTGAAACAGGTGCTAAAGAAGTTGCAAAAATAGTATCTCAAGGTGTCAAAGAGATTAATGTACCTATTTCAAAATACGTTAAATAA
- the miaA gene encoding tRNA (adenosine(37)-N6)-dimethylallyltransferase MiaA: MNNVIVIMGPTASGKTKLSIELAKDINGEIVSADSMQIYKYMDVGTAKPDEEEKQGIRHYLIDEVTPDEEFSVARFQQLAIQYIDDILNSGKIPIVSGGTGLYIDSLIYNIEFGDTICDWELRENLKREALEKGNEYLHNKLKEIDPEAAKKIHMNNVKRVIRAIEVYTYTQKPISLHQEESRKNPPKYNFITFGLTMNREKLYDRINQRVDLMMEKGLVEEVTKLIEMGYDKSTIAMQGLGYKEILSYLRGEITLDEAVYVLKRDTRHYAKRQLTWFNRMKDVNWINMDQFGSMYEILKNIKDVIATSGIIL, encoded by the coding sequence TTGAATAATGTAATTGTCATTATGGGGCCGACAGCTTCTGGGAAGACTAAATTGTCAATAGAACTTGCAAAAGATATTAACGGTGAAATAGTGTCAGCGGATTCCATGCAGATTTACAAATATATGGATGTGGGCACTGCAAAGCCGGATGAAGAAGAAAAACAGGGAATTAGGCATTATCTTATAGATGAAGTAACTCCTGATGAAGAGTTTAGTGTTGCAAGGTTTCAACAACTTGCTATACAATATATTGATGATATATTAAACAGTGGTAAGATACCTATTGTTTCAGGTGGGACAGGATTATATATTGATTCTCTTATATATAACATTGAGTTTGGTGATACTATTTGTGACTGGGAGCTTCGGGAAAATTTAAAAAGGGAAGCTTTAGAAAAGGGCAACGAGTATTTACATAACAAGCTTAAAGAAATTGATCCCGAGGCTGCAAAAAAGATTCATATGAATAATGTTAAAAGGGTAATACGGGCTATTGAGGTATATACTTATACTCAGAAACCCATATCCTTGCATCAGGAGGAATCTAGAAAGAATCCTCCGAAATATAATTTTATAACCTTTGGCTTAACTATGAACAGAGAGAAGCTATATGACAGGATAAACCAAAGGGTAGATCTGATGATGGAAAAGGGGTTGGTTGAAGAAGTCACAAAACTCATAGAAATGGGGTACGACAAAAGTACCATTGCGATGCAAGGTCTAGGTTATAAGGAGATTTTATCTTATTTAAGAGGGGAGATAACATTAGATGAAGCGGTTTATGTGTTGAAAAGAGATACAAGACATTACGCTAAGAGACAGCTTACCTGGTTTAACAGGATGAAAGATGTTAACTGGATCAATATGGATCAATTTGGTAGTATGTACGAAATATTAAAAAATATTAAAGATGTTATTGCAACGTCTGGAATTATCTTGTAG
- a CDS encoding LysM peptidoglycan-binding domain-containing protein gives MKKRYVLKNKARFYIFITGLVMSMLLVFSATKAYGYKEPEFEVITIKSGDTLWDIAKKYNKKGDIREYIYDLKKINDLNDCSIMTGSELKVIVE, from the coding sequence ATGAAAAAGAGGTATGTACTTAAAAATAAAGCAAGATTCTACATATTTATTACAGGTTTAGTCATGAGTATGCTTTTAGTATTTTCTGCTACAAAAGCTTACGGATATAAGGAGCCTGAGTTTGAAGTAATAACCATAAAAAGTGGAGATACTTTGTGGGATATAGCGAAAAAGTATAATAAAAAAGGTGACATAAGAGAATATATTTATGATCTTAAAAAGATAAACGATCTTAATGATTGTAGCATTATGACAGGCAGTGAGCTAAAAGTTATAGTTGAGTAA
- the hfq gene encoding RNA chaperone Hfq: MNKNNINLQDVFLNQVRKEHIAVTIYLTNGFQLKGMVKGFDNFTVVLDSEGRQQLIYKHAISTISPMKIVNLIFNDPRNE, encoded by the coding sequence GTGAACAAGAATAATATCAACTTGCAGGATGTTTTTCTAAATCAAGTTAGAAAAGAGCATATCGCTGTTACAATTTATCTTACAAACGGATTTCAGTTAAAGGGAATGGTAAAAGGTTTTGATAATTTTACTGTAGTATTAGATAGTGAAGGAAGACAGCAATTGATTTATAAGCATGCTATATCAACTATAAGTCCTATGAAAATAGTAAATTTGATTTTTAATGATCCAAGAAATGAGTAA
- a CDS encoding TadE/TadG family type IV pilus assembly protein, giving the protein MCNLRTNKGSMTVEASLIFPLIFLIIIGLIYITIFLYEQAYVKSLADRAAERGAAIWKNPKSDMYIGLVKLEDFEENDPYWRLDDDNKGPKEDKIETYIENSLKKYSILYNRDAKGYMNGADITVRAEVKNYVVYKKLSVIVKKKFDLPIGNALSIFGIDNTVEISAKSEALINEPAEFIRSTDFAIDVGKRVDDATGNRFEKIKDKVISFRRGIEDKFSSDSK; this is encoded by the coding sequence ATGTGTAATTTAAGAACTAACAAAGGTAGTATGACGGTAGAAGCATCTTTGATTTTTCCACTCATTTTTCTAATTATAATCGGATTGATCTATATAACTATTTTTCTCTATGAGCAGGCTTATGTTAAGTCTCTGGCAGATCGTGCTGCGGAACGGGGAGCTGCTATCTGGAAGAACCCTAAAAGTGACATGTATATAGGGCTGGTTAAACTTGAAGATTTTGAGGAAAATGATCCATATTGGAGACTTGATGATGATAATAAAGGTCCTAAGGAGGATAAGATTGAGACATATATAGAAAATTCGCTTAAAAAATATAGTATTCTTTACAATAGAGATGCAAAAGGTTATATGAATGGTGCTGATATAACAGTTAGGGCAGAAGTTAAAAATTACGTAGTATATAAGAAGCTGTCGGTGATTGTTAAAAAGAAATTTGACCTTCCTATAGGAAATGCCCTTAGTATTTTTGGCATAGATAATACTGTTGAAATATCTGCAAAGTCTGAGGCATTAATAAATGAACCTGCGGAGTTTATAAGGAGCACTGATTTTGCTATTGATGTTGGAAAGCGTGTGGATGATGCAACCGGTAATCGTTTTGAAAAAATCAAGGATAAAGTAATAAGCTTCCGTAGAGGCATAGAGGATAAATTTTCCTCTGACTCAAAATGA
- the lexA gene encoding transcriptional repressor LexA: protein MQKKNDEKQQKILDFLNEQVKLKGYPPSVREICAAVGFKSTSTVHSYLEKLEKEGLIQKDATKPRALKIVRNDADEKKSKEVYSRREMVDVPIIGKVTAGQPILAVENIEDTFPLPLDFVQGSTAFMLRVQGESMIEAGIFDKDFILVKQQSTATNGDIVVALIGDEATVKTFYKENGYVRLQPENKYLEPIIVRDNLSILGKVIGVFRRL from the coding sequence ATGCAGAAAAAGAATGATGAGAAGCAGCAAAAAATTCTCGACTTTTTAAACGAACAGGTCAAACTAAAAGGATACCCTCCTTCTGTACGTGAAATATGCGCAGCAGTTGGATTTAAGTCTACTTCTACAGTTCACAGCTATCTTGAAAAATTAGAAAAAGAAGGCCTTATCCAAAAAGATGCCACAAAACCTAGAGCTCTTAAAATTGTAAGAAATGATGCCGATGAAAAAAAATCGAAAGAAGTTTATTCCAGAAGAGAAATGGTTGATGTACCTATCATTGGAAAAGTCACAGCAGGCCAGCCTATTCTTGCAGTGGAAAACATAGAAGATACATTCCCTCTGCCTTTAGATTTTGTTCAGGGTTCAACTGCCTTCATGTTAAGAGTTCAGGGAGAAAGTATGATTGAGGCCGGAATCTTTGACAAAGACTTTATACTCGTAAAACAGCAGTCCACAGCTACAAACGGCGATATCGTCGTTGCACTTATAGGTGATGAAGCTACCGTAAAAACATTTTACAAAGAAAACGGTTATGTCAGGCTTCAGCCGGAAAACAAGTATCTTGAGCCTATAATAGTAAGAGATAATCTTTCTATTTTAGGAAAGGTAATTGGAGTTTTCAGAAGACTATAA
- the mutL gene encoding DNA mismatch repair endonuclease MutL produces MGKIVILDENTSNQIAAGEVVERPASVVKELVENSIDAGSSNISIEINNGGVSLIKVVDNGNGIDEDDVEIAFERHSTSKIRRADDLESISTLGFRGEALASIASVSLVELTSRIKDRQYGKYIKIQGGIIKEVRQTGCPVGTTFIVRDLFYNTPARFKFLKKDTTEAGYISDMVNRIALGNQQISMKLINNRNSVIHTPGNNDLLSAIFSIYGKETAKEVLEVKYQDEKIEIYGYVGKPEIARANRNYQSIYINGRYVKNKTISSAIDEAYKTYLLKNKFAFVVLHIRINPLFVDVNVHPTKMEVRFSDEPAIFKAVYHAVNNALLSKSLIRNVEMKENPKNFFKFEENNFSAKGFVQEGLNVKPVLYEDGFTKAVPQSEVKFPINDLENKNIDTNFSSATADNKGVAFSQDIKVKTNEELNKEAENDINEAAKNVVNHETKNIVREEINQVHVKPNNEVINTKAFVNAVEEGDTKAIKEENKEGFIEERKERVLEEAIEEPKIESQEEKPDEDEKREPINADDRAKEANQLQAAKIIGQAFSTYILLQDGDNLILIDQHAAHERIMFEALKKKYKRNESLAQYLLSSVVIELTNQEVKIIEENREKLNRLGFAFENFGNNSIILRSIPVALADNASVKETFLDILDFLMSDKRKENILIEEEALYRVACKSAVKANKRLDDIEIKKIIKDLSNIENPYTCPHGRPTLIKITKYEFEKMFKRIV; encoded by the coding sequence ATGGGCAAAATCGTTATACTTGATGAAAATACATCAAATCAAATAGCGGCAGGGGAAGTTGTCGAAAGACCGGCATCGGTTGTAAAGGAACTTGTGGAAAATTCCATTGATGCGGGTAGTTCGAATATTTCCATTGAGATAAATAACGGAGGAGTTTCGCTTATAAAGGTTGTAGACAACGGGAACGGTATTGATGAAGATGACGTTGAAATTGCTTTTGAAAGGCATTCTACAAGCAAAATAAGAAGGGCAGACGACTTGGAGTCAATTTCTACTTTGGGTTTTAGGGGAGAAGCACTTGCAAGTATAGCGTCAGTTTCACTAGTAGAGCTCACTTCAAGGATAAAGGATAGGCAATACGGAAAATATATAAAGATACAGGGCGGAATAATAAAAGAAGTAAGGCAAACAGGGTGTCCTGTTGGAACTACGTTTATAGTTCGGGACCTATTTTATAATACCCCTGCAAGATTTAAATTTCTTAAGAAAGATACCACTGAAGCCGGCTATATATCAGATATGGTAAACCGTATAGCTTTAGGCAATCAACAGATATCAATGAAGCTCATTAATAACAGGAACAGTGTTATACACACTCCAGGAAATAATGATCTTTTAAGTGCTATTTTCAGTATATATGGTAAAGAGACTGCAAAAGAAGTGCTTGAAGTCAAGTATCAGGATGAGAAAATTGAAATTTACGGTTATGTAGGGAAGCCTGAAATTGCAAGAGCGAATAGAAATTATCAATCAATCTATATAAACGGAAGGTATGTAAAAAATAAGACGATATCCTCTGCAATTGATGAGGCGTATAAGACCTACCTTCTAAAAAACAAGTTTGCTTTTGTTGTGCTGCACATAAGGATTAATCCGTTATTTGTTGATGTGAATGTACACCCAACCAAGATGGAAGTCCGTTTTTCAGATGAACCGGCAATATTTAAGGCTGTGTACCATGCTGTGAACAATGCTCTCCTTAGCAAATCACTTATTAGAAATGTTGAGATGAAAGAAAATCCAAAAAATTTCTTTAAGTTCGAAGAAAACAATTTTTCTGCAAAAGGCTTTGTACAGGAGGGTTTGAATGTAAAGCCCGTTCTTTACGAAGATGGATTTACGAAAGCTGTACCACAAAGCGAAGTCAAATTTCCAATCAATGATTTGGAAAATAAAAATATAGATACTAATTTTTCTTCTGCAACGGCCGATAATAAAGGAGTAGCGTTTAGTCAAGATATAAAAGTTAAGACTAATGAAGAGTTAAATAAGGAAGCTGAGAATGATATTAATGAAGCAGCTAAGAACGTGGTTAATCATGAAACTAAGAATATAGTAAGGGAAGAGATTAATCAGGTACATGTTAAGCCCAATAACGAAGTAATTAATACGAAAGCTTTTGTTAATGCAGTTGAAGAAGGGGATACAAAGGCAATAAAAGAAGAAAATAAAGAAGGGTTTATTGAAGAACGCAAAGAAAGAGTTTTAGAGGAAGCGATTGAAGAACCGAAAATAGAAAGCCAAGAAGAAAAGCCAGACGAAGATGAAAAAAGAGAACCGATAAATGCTGATGATAGGGCAAAGGAAGCAAACCAACTGCAGGCTGCCAAAATCATTGGTCAGGCTTTTTCAACATATATACTGCTGCAAGACGGTGACAACCTGATTCTTATAGATCAACATGCAGCTCATGAGAGGATTATGTTTGAAGCCTTAAAGAAAAAGTATAAAAGAAATGAAAGTTTGGCTCAATATTTGCTTTCATCAGTTGTAATTGAACTTACCAATCAAGAAGTAAAAATAATTGAAGAAAACAGGGAAAAATTAAATAGACTAGGGTTTGCATTCGAAAATTTCGGAAATAATTCAATTATACTCAGGTCAATACCTGTAGCATTAGCGGACAATGCCAGTGTAAAAGAGACGTTTTTGGATATACTGGATTTTTTGATGTCAGATAAAAGAAAAGAGAATATTTTAATTGAAGAAGAAGCATTATACAGGGTAGCATGTAAGTCTGCCGTCAAAGCAAACAAAAGACTTGATGATATTGAAATTAAAAAAATAATTAAAGACTTAAGTAATATTGAAAATCCGTACACCTGCCCGCATGGTAGGCCTACGCTAATTAAAATAACCAAATACGAGTTTGAGAAGATGTTTAAGAGAATTGTTTGA
- the mutS gene encoding DNA mismatch repair protein MutS: MATLTPMMQQYLDIKGQYKDCILFFRLGDFYEMFFSDAETASKELEITLTGKDCGLDERAPMCGVPFHSADSYICRLINKGYKVAICEQIEDPAMAKGIVKRDVIRVVTPGTVTDSAMLDDKKNNYLMSLYKHKTYFGIAFVDITTGDFTSTSIALGNTESKLMDEIARFAPSEMVVNSEFLSDENLVKTLKKRFNLYISTIEDKYFEIGYSKEKLKSYFSDHEICENEFDIYINASGALLEYIEQTQKVNLDHIQSFNKYRIEEYMVLDVATRRNLELTETMREKNRKGSLLWVLDRTMTSMGGRTLRKWIEQPLINIYDIRDRHLAVNEFKDKFMVRMEVRELLKRVYDMERLMGKIVLGSANCRDLVSLKNSIGQIPYIKELLKDLNESLNKESNRNIDALADIFEIIDKAICDEPPVSVKEGGIIKEGYNEEVDKLKRASVDGKTWLVELENSEREKTGIKNLKVGFNKVFGYYLEVTKSYFSLVPPNYIRKQTLANCERFITEELKVIEDTVLGAEDKLVELEYQIFVEVRNKVAGEITRIKRTAKALAQVDVICSLAEVADRESYTMPEINNEDVIHITDGRHPVVEKMIDQGEFVPNDTYLNMSEDQIAIITGPNMAGKSTYMRQVALIVLMAQIGSFVPAKSAVIGIADRIFTRVGASDDLAAGQSTFMVEMSEVANILSNATSRSILILDEIGRGTSTYDGLSIAWSVIEHISDRKRIGARTLFATHYHELTELEGSIDGVKNYCISVEEKGEDIIFLRKIIRGGADNSYGIQVARLAGVPVPVINRAKEILKELEDADINKMEVRLKRAKKPIEGQIDVFSFNTQQINSDEVLNELKNIDVSTLTPLDALNVLYNLQKKANS, translated from the coding sequence ATGGCAACATTGACACCTATGATGCAGCAGTATCTGGATATTAAGGGGCAGTATAAGGACTGTATCCTTTTTTTCAGACTGGGAGACTTTTATGAAATGTTTTTCAGCGACGCAGAGACTGCTTCGAAAGAGCTTGAAATAACGTTAACAGGTAAAGATTGTGGTTTGGATGAAAGGGCACCTATGTGTGGAGTGCCTTTTCATTCTGCCGATTCCTATATATGCAGGCTAATTAATAAAGGATACAAGGTGGCAATTTGTGAGCAGATTGAAGATCCTGCAATGGCCAAAGGTATTGTTAAGAGAGATGTTATAAGGGTTGTAACACCAGGTACTGTTACCGATTCAGCTATGCTAGATGACAAAAAAAACAACTATCTTATGTCTTTATACAAGCATAAAACCTATTTTGGCATAGCTTTTGTAGATATTACTACAGGGGATTTTACGTCAACATCTATTGCACTTGGAAATACAGAAAGCAAGCTTATGGATGAAATTGCCAGGTTTGCACCATCTGAGATGGTAGTAAACAGTGAGTTCCTGTCGGATGAAAATTTGGTTAAGACTTTAAAAAAGAGATTTAATCTATATATTTCAACTATTGAAGATAAATATTTTGAGATAGGATATTCTAAGGAAAAGCTAAAATCTTATTTTAGCGATCATGAGATATGCGAAAATGAGTTTGATATTTATATAAATGCATCAGGGGCTTTGTTAGAATACATTGAACAAACCCAGAAGGTCAACCTTGACCATATACAAAGCTTTAACAAATACAGAATTGAAGAGTATATGGTTTTAGATGTTGCTACAAGAAGAAATCTTGAGCTTACAGAGACCATGAGAGAGAAGAACAGAAAGGGCTCGCTTCTTTGGGTTTTAGACAGGACTATGACCTCCATGGGAGGAAGAACTTTAAGAAAATGGATAGAGCAGCCGCTTATAAATATTTATGATATAAGGGACAGGCATCTTGCTGTAAACGAGTTTAAGGACAAGTTTATGGTCAGAATGGAAGTTAGGGAACTGCTCAAAAGAGTTTATGATATGGAAAGGCTCATGGGCAAGATTGTATTGGGCAGCGCAAATTGCCGTGATCTAGTTTCTTTAAAAAACTCCATAGGTCAGATACCTTACATTAAAGAGCTTTTAAAAGATTTAAACGAAAGTCTCAACAAGGAAAGCAACAGAAATATCGATGCTCTTGCAGATATTTTCGAAATTATTGATAAAGCGATATGTGATGAGCCGCCTGTTTCTGTAAAAGAAGGCGGAATTATAAAAGAAGGCTATAATGAAGAGGTGGACAAGCTAAAAAGGGCATCAGTAGATGGTAAGACCTGGCTTGTTGAACTTGAAAATTCCGAGAGGGAAAAGACCGGTATTAAGAATCTTAAAGTAGGTTTTAACAAAGTATTTGGATACTACCTTGAGGTGACTAAATCTTATTTTTCTCTTGTACCTCCGAATTATATCAGAAAGCAGACTCTTGCTAATTGCGAAAGATTTATAACCGAGGAACTTAAAGTGATTGAAGATACGGTTCTAGGTGCAGAAGACAAACTGGTTGAGCTTGAATACCAGATATTTGTCGAAGTCAGAAACAAGGTTGCAGGAGAGATAACCAGAATAAAAAGAACTGCAAAGGCATTGGCACAGGTGGATGTTATCTGTTCATTAGCAGAGGTGGCAGACCGTGAGTCTTACACCATGCCGGAGATAAATAACGAGGATGTAATTCACATAACTGACGGAAGGCATCCTGTAGTTGAGAAGATGATCGACCAGGGCGAATTCGTACCAAATGATACTTACCTCAACATGAGTGAGGATCAGATTGCAATAATAACCGGACCTAATATGGCAGGAAAGTCTACTTATATGCGTCAGGTGGCATTGATTGTGCTGATGGCTCAAATAGGAAGCTTTGTGCCTGCCAAAAGTGCTGTTATAGGTATTGCCGACAGGATATTTACAAGGGTTGGAGCATCGGATGACCTTGCTGCCGGGCAAAGTACATTCATGGTTGAGATGAGCGAAGTGGCAAATATTCTTAGCAATGCAACATCGAGAAGTATTTTGATACTCGATGAGATTGGAAGAGGTACAAGCACTTATGACGGCCTTAGTATTGCGTGGTCAGTAATTGAACACATAAGCGACAGAAAAAGGATAGGAGCAAGAACGCTCTTTGCTACTCACTATCATGAACTTACAGAACTTGAGGGAAGTATAGATGGAGTTAAGAACTACTGTATTTCGGTTGAAGAAAAAGGCGAGGATATCATCTTCCTGAGAAAGATAATCAGGGGAGGGGCCGATAATAGCTACGGTATACAGGTTGCACGTCTTGCAGGAGTACCGGTGCCTGTTATAAATAGGGCAAAGGAAATATTAAAGGAACTTGAAGATGCAGATATAAATAAGATGGAAGTGCGCTTAAAAAGAGCAAAGAAGCCTATTGAAGGTCAGATAGATGTTTTCTCCTTCAACACACAACAGATAAACAGTGATGAAGTGTTAAATGAGTTAAAAAACATTGATGTAAGTACTCTTACACCGCTTGATGCTTTAAATGTGTTATATAACCTGCAAAAGAAGGCAAATAGTTAA
- a CDS encoding dockerin type I domain-containing protein codes for MRKKNLKKILKTLTAVFAISLILSNTAKVYVNGATTNYKFDFGGGSVESGYTGVSASTAYNKTLGYGFNTPSNMKNVTASGSGALSDAVQFVKYGIKSTNTFNVDLPNGLYEVKVTLGNTSRASVAAEGVFQIINMTGNNAVDKFQIPITDGQLNILVTEGKAGTAFTLSALEITKLSDNPVTNKTLWIGGDSTTCNYYPLDTSTQAGWGQLMPKYVDKNVYQVRNMAASGQCARGFRDDGQFEAIMKYIKPGDIFILEFGINDTAAKNNTTEAQYKEIMTDMVKQVKAIGATMVLLTPQGRSTDFSGDVHSSVNRWYRKTTIAVANEQSVRLCDLNVLSSKYFTSIGREATLALFMSGDAVHPNRSGATELAKLVYNDLKDLFTSTATPTVKPTVTPVVTSTPGVIYGDVNESGNVDSIDFALVRKYILGMDNSISIINGDVNGDGSINSIDFALIRQFILGIISKFPIGN; via the coding sequence ATGCGAAAAAAGAATCTAAAAAAAATTCTAAAAACATTAACTGCTGTATTTGCTATTTCACTTATTCTTAGTAATACAGCAAAAGTATATGTCAATGGAGCAACAACTAATTACAAATTTGATTTTGGTGGTGGCTCTGTCGAATCCGGTTATACTGGTGTTAGTGCATCTACAGCTTACAACAAAACTCTAGGCTATGGTTTCAATACACCATCAAACATGAAAAATGTCACAGCATCCGGTAGTGGTGCATTAAGTGATGCCGTTCAATTCGTTAAATATGGGATAAAAAGTACTAACACCTTTAATGTTGATCTTCCCAACGGCTTATACGAAGTTAAAGTAACCTTGGGAAACACCTCAAGAGCAAGTGTAGCAGCAGAAGGTGTATTTCAGATAATTAACATGACCGGAAATAATGCTGTAGACAAATTTCAAATTCCTATAACAGACGGACAGTTAAATATACTTGTAACTGAGGGTAAGGCAGGAACAGCATTTACACTTAGTGCACTTGAAATAACAAAGCTTTCTGATAATCCTGTTACAAACAAAACTCTATGGATTGGTGGAGACTCTACAACTTGCAATTACTATCCATTAGATACAAGTACGCAAGCCGGATGGGGACAGTTAATGCCAAAGTATGTTGATAAAAACGTTTACCAAGTACGCAATATGGCAGCAAGCGGTCAGTGTGCAAGAGGTTTTCGTGACGATGGACAATTTGAAGCAATAATGAAATATATCAAACCCGGTGATATATTCATACTGGAGTTCGGTATCAATGATACTGCTGCAAAAAACAATACAACAGAAGCACAATATAAAGAAATAATGACTGATATGGTCAAGCAGGTCAAAGCTATAGGAGCAACAATGGTTTTGCTTACTCCACAGGGAAGATCAACGGACTTTAGCGGAGATGTACATTCTTCTGTCAACAGATGGTATAGAAAAACTACAATCGCGGTTGCAAATGAACAGAGCGTTAGGCTGTGTGATTTGAATGTCTTAAGCTCAAAATATTTTACATCTATAGGAAGAGAAGCAACCCTTGCACTTTTTATGTCGGGAGATGCTGTACATCCTAACCGTTCTGGTGCTACAGAACTTGCAAAACTTGTGTACAATGACCTAAAAGATCTCTTCACTTCTACAGCCACCCCCACAGTTAAGCCAACTGTTACTCCTGTTGTTACATCCACCCCAGGTGTTATTTATGGTGACGTTAATGAGAGTGGCAATGTAGATTCTATAGATTTTGCATTAGTTAGAAAGTACATTTTGGGCATGGATAATTCTATCTCTATTATAAATGGAGATGTCAATGGAGACGGTAGTATAAACTCAATAGATTTTGCACTTATAAGGCAATTTATCCTTGGAATTATATCAAAGTTTCCAATAGGCAATTAA